In the genome of Microcoleus vaginatus PCC 9802, the window TGAAAGGTTCCGATCCGGCTGAAGATTCACCTTCTAATAATTAAAACTCCAGAGAACTGATGAAGATTAATCTAGATACTCCTGCTGAAGAGGCTCGGATAGACCTGGTGCCTTTAATTGACGTGATCTTTTGCATTCTGACGTTTTTTCTGCTGGCCGCTTTGCAACTGACTCGCCAGCAAGCAATTAATGTCGATTTGCCTAAGGCGAAGACGGGACAAGTACAGATGCGAGAGATGCTGATTGTCAGCATTGACGATTTCGGGCAAACTTATATCGATCAATTGCCTGTTAATTACCAACAGCTCGATCGAGTTTTAAAGAGTTTCCAAAGTAAAAATCCTACGGGTTTGATGGTGCTGTACGCTCCTCAGAATGCGAGATATGCCAAAGTTGTGGAGGTTTTAGACAAATTGAGAGAGGTAGGGGGCGATCGAGTGGCTCTAGCAACTCTTCCTAGTTCAGCTCCCTCGCCCCTGCCGAATCCCTCGGTTCCCAATTCTGGCATTCCTGCGGCACCTGCGATCGGCAATTCCGGTCAACCCCTGCCGTCTCCTGTCCCTCCGGGGCAGCAACAGTTCAATCCCAATCAGTTTCAATCTCCTCTCCCCGCTCCCGGGCAGCAGCAGTTCAATCCCAATCAGTTTCAATCTCCTCTCCCCTCTCCCGGGCAGCAGCCTAGCAACTTTGGGGCAAATCAGGGCATTCCTCCTGTTTCGCCTGCACCCGCTACTCCCAATTTCAGACCAGGAGCGGCCGCTCCACCCCAGGATGGCGGGCCCTCGAATTAGTTAGAAGGAAGAAGGGAGAACAGAGAAATAGAAATTCTCCGACTCTCCCCATCTTCCACTCTCGACATCTTCCACTCTCCACATCTTCCGCTCTCCCCATCTTCCTCATTTTCCAATCTCCTGCTCTCCTCATCTTCCACTCTCCTCATCTTCCAATCTCCGCCTCTCCCCCTCTCCTCATTTCCCCCTCTCCCCTCGCGGAGAGAAGCTCCGCCCGATTTGGTATAAAGGGCTTCAATTCTTTTGGTTCGTACTGAGCCTTTTTCCTCTTGACAAGTAGATACAGTTGTATATGCCTGCAGAAGGAACTTTTGCAGACATCTCGCCATCTCTCTCCCTAAGTAAGTTCTTTCCTGGGACAGATGGTAACTTTGTCAAATGATTGTTACCTTTTGTAATATAGACTAAAGCCAGATGGGCCATCGGGCATCCCGAAACCAACGGTCGATCGCTGAAACAACTTACAAATCTGGTTAATCCAGGTGTTCACTTTTAAGTCACCTTTACTTACAGAGGAGTCAAAGTCATGAGCCAACCAGCAGAATTGTCTTTGGAACAGCAATTTAGCCTGTGTTCCTTCAAAACACAGGTAAGTGACATGAGCCGCGAACAAGCTCAAGAGTTTTTGGTCAAGCTTTACGAGCAAATGATGCTTCGGGAAACCATGTACCGCCATTTTTTGAAACACCACTGGGGTTTAGAACCTAACCCAGGCGTTGAGTAACAAAGAGTCGCAGTCGGCGACCTCCGTCTCTTACTCTCTTCCCTCAGGCGGAAAGGAGTTGGGGGTGATGGGGCGTCACTCGAAGGCAGAAGGTAGAAGACCTGTATAGAGACTTGAGGAAAATTGGACAGTTTCTTTGTGGATTTCACTCGAATTGCGGAGTAAAACTAAGAATTTTGTCGATCGACCACAGGAGAGCGCAAAAATAATTTATGGCGCCTAGACTCGAAAATTGAATAACTATTAATAATAAGTGTTAATTTTTTAACCAATTAAAATTTTTAACAAATTTAATATATTTGTCTTTAGTGGCAGCGGATGAGGTTTGACAACAATGGTGCTAGTCGGACATCTGAGCGCGACCTCCGACTAGCCAAACCTTCAATTTTCACATCAAACCCTAGAACTCGCAAATGTGAACTCTAGAAAGAGTTATTCCCCCTGACGTTCCAGAGTCGCCTCCATTGTATTCGTCAAGTAATGACCAGACATGATGCCGCTAGATTGGTAGTAGCGGTTGTCATCAACCCGGTGAAGGGTGTCAAAACCCGTCCGCCGCTGGCGTTCGTCTCCCAATACCCAATAACGCTGGACGATCGACTGGGGAGCAATCCAACCTTCGCCCTCGACGCGGCCGAGTTCGCTGTGTTGGAGTACAAACGTATACTGCCGTTCATCGCTGTTGAGGTGTCCTCGGTACTGCAAAATAATTTCTTCGCGATCGCCTCCAGGAAATACGAGCTTTGTCACCATACTGAACCAATCTGTTCGGTTCCAGCTCACTAAAGTTTTGCCTTTAACCGTAATTGGCACGCCATTGCGCTCAATCCAGCTTCCTTCGAGCGTCCATTGGCCAGATTCCATTAAAAACGTGTGAGCCACAGTGCTGTTCCTATGCTTTTCCTGCTGGCTACAATGCTGGTGCAACAACGCACAGCCGTTGTCCCTCAGACTCTATGCTATCACGCCCAACTGTGCCAACAAGAGTTAATTTCTCCTAAAAGTACCGATGTCCGGGCACCAGTAACTTGAGGCAGATTGCCGGGAATGCCCCGAACCCGCCATGCGGCTAAAACCGCGAAAGCGATCGCCTCTTTAAAATCTACATTCAAGCCTGCCTCAGAAGTAGTCAACACTTGCACTGGATGCAATTGAGATTGCAATCGGCGTTTCAAGTAGAGATTGTGGCTGCCGCCCCCGCATAGTAAAACTCGATCGGGCATAGCCGGTAAAAAAGTTTGGTAACTGTGAACGATCGAGGCAACAGTCAGTTCTGTCAGAGTAGCCAGCACATCAGCAGGACTGAGGTTGTAACCTTGGGCCTCGACCAAACACCTGTCAAAATAGTCTACACCAAATAGCTCTCGCCCCGTTGATTTCGGCGGTGCTTGGCGGAAGAACTCTGATGCGAACCAATCCTCGACTAAAGCTTGACAGGGAGTGCCCGATGCCGCCCAAGCTCCACCTTCGTCGATCGTCTTAGTGCCGCCTGAGAAGTGCTGTACTGCCAAATCTAACAGGGAATTCGCCGGGCCTGTATCCCAGCCCGATATCCCATTCCCAAGACTGAAAATCTCAGACTCGTCATTGTTTCCCCCTTTTCCTCTGGCAGGAAGATAGGTAACATTGCCAATTCCCCCCAGATTTTGGATGCAGAGGCTGATGTTGGGTTCCGCCAGCAGGCAGGCATCAACTATTGACACTAAGGGTGCTCCTTGACCCCCGGCAGCAATGTCTGCAGATCGAAAGTTACTCACAGTAGTAATTCCTGTCAATTCCGCAATTAGCGCGCCCCGCCCGAGTTGCAAGCTGTAGCCCATTAACGCACCGGCGCTGTCTTTCTGGGCTTTCCCAGCAGGTCGGTGGTAGACGGTTTGACCGTGAGAGCCGATTAATTCGGCATTATCATATTCTGCTTGAATTGTCAATGCCGCCGTGGCAAATTCTTGGGCGATGGCATCATCTAATTGGGCTAGTTCAGCCATTGACAAAGCTGAGCCACTGCAAACTGAGAGAATTTGCGATCGCAAATTAGCAGGATAAGGGAAAGTCTTGCCCGCCACCAATTGCACTTTCAAGTCTGTTTGGGAACCGACCACATCCACCAAAGCAGCATCAATGCCATCCACCGAGGTGCCGCTGATCAAACCGATAACGCGGGTCATTCAATTTTAGATTTTAGATTTTAGATTTTAGATTTTTCGATTTTAGATAGTTGGGTGCGATCGGGCGATCGAATATTATTTGAGGTCGATTGTCACGATCACCACAGTAATATTATCGCGTCCACCTTTATCCTTAGCTGCTTGAATTAAAGCATTTGCAGCGCCCTCGCAGGCGCGAATCGACTTCAGAGGCGAAGCAATCAAAGGATCGGAAAGTTCTTCAGTCAAGCCATCGCTGCAGAGCAGCAAGCGATCCCCAGGCTGCACCTCCACCGGCAAAATATCTATCTCCCGCAAATCATCGCGGCCCAAACACTGGGACAAAACGTGACGCCAAGGATGAGTGCGAGCCTGGTCGGGAGTTAGGGCCTTTCTTTTCACAGCCTGAGCCACCCAAGTCTGGTCTTCAGTAATCTGTTCCAAGCGAGAGCCGTGCAGTCGGTACAAGCGAGAGTCGCCGATATTAGCGCACCAGGGTCGGCCCTCATCCCTAAACATTAGAACCACAGCCGTAGTTCCCATATCAGCACGCTCGGGGTGGTCGAGCTGATCCGTCAAAATTGCTTGATTGGCAATTAAAAAAGCCTTTTCCAACAACAGCGGAGAATCCTCAGGCCCTTCCCAATGTTCGAGCAAATAAGATTGAATCGCCTGAGTCGCAATCCGGCTGGCTTCTTGACCTCCGGCGTGTCCTCCCATTCCATCGGCCACTATGAAAAATCGCCCATCAGAGTCTATATAGTACGAATCCTGATTTACGGAACGAACTAGCCCTGTGTCTGTCTTACCTGCGAAAGAGCGTTTCATAGATTGGGTGATTGGACTCATCGAACTTAAAAGCTTGATTTAATGGGGTGCGATGTTTTCTTCCAAAACTTAAATCCCGAACGGCAGTTGAAATTTCTGCAGCCCACGATCGCGAGTTTTGAAAAAATTGCACTTCCTTGACCTCATATTGTAGATCGTATGATGGTAATCCCATCTTAAAATTTTGCTAAATCCAGTAAATTCAGCAGCACCTGCAAAACAAAACTGGATTTCTACCCAAAATTAGAGGTTTGGCTGGCGAGAAATCTAGGCAGCAACCGGGTGTTTTAGCCTCAAAGCGCGTAAGTGTTGTAAATTCCAGCAATCTGTGGTCAGCCAGCCAAAACTTAACATTCGATGTCATATTTTGGCTGGCGAGAAATCTCAAACCTGAAATTTCAAATCGCAAATTGCACAATTATGACATCCTGTCTAAACGATCGATCCGCTTGAACAAACGCATAAGAGCAAACCCTGCACCCGCCGCCAGCACTGCCACAGCCACAGCCGGCCAGACTTGATTACTGACAAACAAAATTGTCGCCGACAAAGTAAAAGCACTCATCAGCAAAGCATAATTCGTGCCCATTTGAGCGCTGCTCATGCGGCGGAGCAAGCGCTCTGTTTCGGCAGAACGGACGCGAATCCGCAAATCTCCCTGTTCGAGTTTGTCAATAGTCTCCTCAATCCGGCGGGGCAAACCCAAAGCACTCGAACTCACCTGAGCCGCCTGACGGCCGATTTCGTTAAAAATGCTGCTACTTGTATCATGGCCATTTCCATTAGTCATAAGCTGCATGGCAAAAGGTTGTGCCACCTCCATAAAGTTGAACTCGGGATCTAAACCTCGGCCCACCCCTTCGATTGTGGAAAAAGCTCGCATTACAAAAGTAAAAGTAGCTGGGAAGCGAAAAGGTTGGTTGTAGGCAATATCGTAAAGGTCGTCGGTAATCGCGCTCACAGACTGATTTTCAAAAGGCTTGTCCATGAAATTGTCCAGCATATACTGGATCGATCGGCGCACCGGACTCATATCACCCGTAGGCACCAAAGCTCCCAAATTGATCAGAGAATCCATAATCCGCTGTCCATCCTTGGAAGCAATCCCGTAGAGCGTCTCCATCAGTCCTTCGCGGACGTTCGACTGGATTTGCCCCATCATGCCAAAATCGTAGAAAATCAGACAACCGTCAGCACTAACAGCGATGTTGCCGGGGTGTGGGTCAGCGTGGAAAAAGCCGTCGTTGAGTAACTGGCGCAAATAAGCTTTTGCCCCCAACTGAGCGATTAATTTACGATCGATACCGGCCGCTTCCAAAGCTTCGTAGTGGCTGATTTTAATCCCGGGCAGGTATTCCAAAGTCAGCACTCGCGGAGCCGCGTACCGCCAATAAACCCTCGGCACCCGCACCCAGTCACAGTTGCTAAAATTGCGGCGAAAAGTATCAGCATTGCGGCCTTCATGGAGATAGTCAATTTCCAGCCACAGAATGCGACAGCATTCCTCATAAATCCCCATCCAATCTCGACCGCGGCCCCACTTAGGATGGTTTTGAAAGTAGCGGGCAATTCCCTTAAGAATTTGCAAATCGATCTCGAACAGTTTCCGCAGTCCCGGTCGCTGTACCTTGACCACCACTTCCGGGCCCGAATGGAGTTGAGCTTTGTGTACCTGACCCAGACTTGCAGCAGCCAGGGGTACTGGGTCAAAGCTGCGGTAGAGTTCTTGAACTGTCTTGCCCAAATCTTGCTCAACAATTACCTCTAACTGCTCGTAGCTGAAAGCAGGGACTTTATCTTGCAGCTTAGAAAGTTCCTCCACAAACTCTGCTGGGAACAAGTCGGCGCGGGTGGAAAATAACTGCCCAACTTTAATGAAAGTTGGCCCCAAATCCAAGAGTGTTTCTCGAACCCAGATAGCTTGAAAGCGGCGTCTGGCCACTTTCTTTTCTTCAGTCACGCCTCCCCAGTAGCTCCAATTTTTGCTATCGAGCCAGAGGGAAGCCAGCCAGAGCAAGACAAAGGCCCAAATGTCGAAGAAGCGCCGCTTCCGGGAATATTTTTCGCGGTTCCAGCGATAAGCTTTACTTTTGTAGGATTTACTAGCAGTTTTTGGCTCATCGGCTTCGCCAGTGTGCTTGGGGGAGCGCTGGCGATTAACAGAGTCATCAAGGAGAGCAGACACTTGGGTTCCCAAATTGCTTATTTTATGTTGTTGCTTTGATTGAAAGTAGGAGCGCAGGAGCGCAAAGCAATGCGCTCACGTAGTAAATAATAGT includes:
- a CDS encoding NblA-related protein; this encodes MSQPAELSLEQQFSLCSFKTQVSDMSREQAQEFLVKLYEQMMLRETMYRHFLKHHWGLEPNPGVE
- a CDS encoding serine/threonine-protein phosphatase — protein: MSPITQSMKRSFAGKTDTGLVRSVNQDSYYIDSDGRFFIVADGMGGHAGGQEASRIATQAIQSYLLEHWEGPEDSPLLLEKAFLIANQAILTDQLDHPERADMGTTAVVLMFRDEGRPWCANIGDSRLYRLHGSRLEQITEDQTWVAQAVKRKALTPDQARTHPWRHVLSQCLGRDDLREIDILPVEVQPGDRLLLCSDGLTEELSDPLIASPLKSIRACEGAANALIQAAKDKGGRDNITVVIVTIDLK
- a CDS encoding AarF/ABC1/UbiB kinase family protein — translated: MSALLDDSVNRQRSPKHTGEADEPKTASKSYKSKAYRWNREKYSRKRRFFDIWAFVLLWLASLWLDSKNWSYWGGVTEEKKVARRRFQAIWVRETLLDLGPTFIKVGQLFSTRADLFPAEFVEELSKLQDKVPAFSYEQLEVIVEQDLGKTVQELYRSFDPVPLAAASLGQVHKAQLHSGPEVVVKVQRPGLRKLFEIDLQILKGIARYFQNHPKWGRGRDWMGIYEECCRILWLEIDYLHEGRNADTFRRNFSNCDWVRVPRVYWRYAAPRVLTLEYLPGIKISHYEALEAAGIDRKLIAQLGAKAYLRQLLNDGFFHADPHPGNIAVSADGCLIFYDFGMMGQIQSNVREGLMETLYGIASKDGQRIMDSLINLGALVPTGDMSPVRRSIQYMLDNFMDKPFENQSVSAITDDLYDIAYNQPFRFPATFTFVMRAFSTIEGVGRGLDPEFNFMEVAQPFAMQLMTNGNGHDTSSSIFNEIGRQAAQVSSSALGLPRRIEETIDKLEQGDLRIRVRSAETERLLRRMSSAQMGTNYALLMSAFTLSATILFVSNQVWPAVAVAVLAAGAGFALMRLFKRIDRLDRMS
- a CDS encoding anhydro-N-acetylmuramic acid kinase, translated to MTRVIGLISGTSVDGIDAALVDVVGSQTDLKVQLVAGKTFPYPANLRSQILSVCSGSALSMAELAQLDDAIAQEFATAALTIQAEYDNAELIGSHGQTVYHRPAGKAQKDSAGALMGYSLQLGRGALIAELTGITTVSNFRSADIAAGGQGAPLVSIVDACLLAEPNISLCIQNLGGIGNVTYLPARGKGGNNDESEIFSLGNGISGWDTGPANSLLDLAVQHFSGGTKTIDEGGAWAASGTPCQALVEDWFASEFFRQAPPKSTGRELFGVDYFDRCLVEAQGYNLSPADVLATLTELTVASIVHSYQTFLPAMPDRVLLCGGGSHNLYLKRRLQSQLHPVQVLTTSEAGLNVDFKEAIAFAVLAAWRVRGIPGNLPQVTGARTSVLLGEINSCWHSWA
- a CDS encoding biopolymer transporter ExbD, with protein sequence MKINLDTPAEEARIDLVPLIDVIFCILTFFLLAALQLTRQQAINVDLPKAKTGQVQMREMLIVSIDDFGQTYIDQLPVNYQQLDRVLKSFQSKNPTGLMVLYAPQNARYAKVVEVLDKLREVGGDRVALATLPSSAPSPLPNPSVPNSGIPAAPAIGNSGQPLPSPVPPGQQQFNPNQFQSPLPAPGQQQFNPNQFQSPLPSPGQQPSNFGANQGIPPVSPAPATPNFRPGAAAPPQDGGPSN